The Ranitomeya variabilis isolate aRanVar5 chromosome 7, aRanVar5.hap1, whole genome shotgun sequence genome includes a window with the following:
- the LOC143785223 gene encoding taste receptor type 2 member 39-like gives MDIDVLSFVIVLSLELTAGTFFNVFIISIIFYDFYREKNMNDSNKIVLCICASNVNYGILIAAGIMDEYIGRHASYTYVLSYVYIILLLYTIGSCAWLSAGLGFFYFIKISQVRLLSWVKFHISSIVPWMLLILEVVSLTISFVSSLLLLTHQTRSRNITDSPPSVMTVLAENKVGLINAAVATSSIPVVIILISTICTIWTLKQHSLKMKRGMDTEDKRRLTPYERVVCRMTYFLLFYLAFYAVIVNFYFSIVVQVESGFWLTLMLMSTFAPVQSILMILGNPRLKNAWKEMLCCHDLVKLFCSARDGAM, from the coding sequence ATGGATATTGACGTCTTGTCCTTCGTCATTGTTTTATCCCTGGAGTTAACTGCAGGGacattttttaatgtatttattatcTCCATCATCTTCTATGACTTTTACAGAGAGAAAAACATGAACGACAGTAATAAAATTGTGTTGTGCATTTGCGCCTCGAATGTGAATTACGGTATTCTGATAGCTGCGGGCATCATGGATGAGTATATTGGTCGTCACGCCTCATACACATATGTCCTGTCTTACGTGTACATCATCTTACTACTCTACACCATCGGCTCTTGTGCGTGGCTTTCCGCCGGTCTGGGATTCTTCTATTTTATCAAGATATCCCAGGTCAGACTTCTTTCCTGGGTGAAGTTCCACATCAGCTCCATTGTTCCCTGGATGCTGTTGATCCTTGAGGTTGTGTCCCTCACCATCAGCTTCGTCAGCAGTTTACTGCTCCTTACTCATCAGACCAGATCTCGAAACATCACGGATAGTCCTCCATCTGTCATGACGGTGCTAGCAGAGAACAAAGTAGGACTTATCAACGCTGCTGTGGCAACTTCTTCCATACCTGTTGTGATAATACTGATCTCCACCATCTGCACTATATGGACCCTGAAACAACACAGTCTGAAGATGAAGAGAGGTATGGACACAGAGGACAAAAGACGCTTGACGCCATACGAGAGGGTGGTTTGTAGAATGACCTACTTCCTTCTTTTCTACCTGGCCTTTTATGCTGTGATAgtgaatttttatttttctattgttgTACAAGTTGAGTCAGGATTTTGGTTAACGCTCATGCTGATGTCGACCTTCGCCCCTGTTCAGTCTATCCTAATGATTCTTGGCAATCCCAGACTTAAAAATGCGTGGAAGGAGATGTTATGTTGTCATGACCTTGTCAAGTTGTTCTGTAGCGCTCGTGATGGAGCAATGTGA